In Thermococcus sp. MV5, the genomic stretch ATGATTATGAAACGGGAATTTACAGAGCTGCATACATGTGGATCCAGGTTGCTATGCTAGTTCCAAATGTGGTGGTACCTACCACGTTGCCATCTATGGCACGGCTGTGGAAAGATGACAAAAAAACTCTGGAAATCCTCTTCAGAAAAAGTTTCCAGATGCTGGGTCTCGTGGGAATTGTTGGAGCCATTGGATACTACTTTCTCGCTGAATATGGGGTACTATTGGTATTTGGGGAAAAATTCGCCTCCAGTATCCCAGTTCTTAAAATCCTATCCTTTGCGTTGCCATTCATGTTTCTCAACTCACTATTTGGCAGCTTTCTGAACGCCACCGGAAAGGAGCTGACATTCACGAAGATAACTGGCTTCACCGCCATTCTGAACGTGGTTCTGAACTATTTCCTAATTCTGCACTATGGCGCAGTCGGTGCAGCGGTGGCGACGGTAGTAAGTCAGGGAGTTGGGAGTTTAGTTAATGGATTTTTACTAATGAACTCCCACTAGTTC encodes the following:
- a CDS encoding polysaccharide biosynthesis C-terminal domain-containing protein, encoding DYETGIYRAAYMWIQVAMLVPNVVVPTTLPSMARLWKDDKKTLEILFRKSFQMLGLVGIVGAIGYYFLAEYGVLLVFGEKFASSIPVLKILSFALPFMFLNSLFGSFLNATGKELTFTKITGFTAILNVVLNYFLILHYGAVGAAVATVVSQGVGSLVNGFLLMNSH